Part of the Paenibacillus sp. FSL R7-0273 genome is shown below.
GGGCGGCACCTATATTCACCCCAAGATGGCGACCTCGCTCGTCCGCGAGTTCATCAAGAAGGATAAAACCGTGACAACGGAGGATCTGTTCGAGCTGCTATCCAAGCGGGAGCTGGAGATTCTGCCGCTGATTGCCAAAGGCTACGGAAACAAGGAAATTGCCGAGAAGCTGTATATTTCCGTGAAGACGGTGGAAGCGCATAAGGCGAAGATTATGGAAAAGCTGAACCTGAAGAGCCGGCCGGAGCTGGTTGAATATGCGTTGCGTAAAAAAATGCTGGATTTCTGACCGGCGGATGGAGGTGGAGCCGCATGTCTCAAAGTGCAGGCTTAAAGTTTTCGACACCTGCCATGCGCATTCTTGAGAATGAGCACCGCTATTTATCATATCTGATGGGAGAATGGCATACTGCCGTGCTCTGGTTCGAGCAGGACGACATCAGTCTGGATGAAGGCAAAGCGAGGCTTCAAGAGCTGCGCAGGGCAATTATGGATTTTATGATTCCGCTTAACAAGCATACCGCTAAGGAAGAGGAGCATTTCTTCCCGCTGCTGGGCCAGTACATCGGCTTTGAGCAGGGGCCGCTCGTCGGCATTCAGGAGGAGCACCGGGAGATCGACGGTTACATAGGGCATTTTCTCCATCACACCGGCGGTGAGGCACAGCTGAGCTCAGTAGAAGAGCTTCGCGCTGCTGCCAGGGATGCCGGTGAGGCATTCGAGGTGCTGACCGTCCATTTTGTCAAAGAGGAGACGGTAGTGTTCCCGATGGCCGAGACCCTGCTGAGCCCCCGTGACCGGGAGCGGCTGTCCGGTAAACTGAATACAATGATCACATGAGCTGACAGCTGTTCCTGACCGGAGCAGCTGTTTTTATTTTGCTTTTAAAGTTTCAGATGCGAGTAATCCCTTAATTTGTGAGCAGTTTTAGCGGCAGGACGCCACGGGGAACCCGCCTTATTATATTTTCAGGGTTTACCCTGTCAGGGACAGGGGACTCCCCTATATCTGAGCCGGGGGATCGGCAGATACAATGAGTACAGGAAATATTCACATAGACAATCAGGAGAATAATTGGCGAAAAAGGTGAAAATGAATGATTAAAAAAATGCAGTTGCCGCTTCAAACACTAAACCTGGTTACCGGATTTATGGTATGGGTAATTATCTCTTCCCTCATGCCCTTTATTTCCGAGGACATCAGCATCCCGTCCGGCAAGCTGGCCATGGTCACCGCTATACCGGTGGTGCTCGGCTCAATCCTGCGGATACCGCTGGGCTACTATGCCAACATTTTCGGGGCACGGATCATCTTTATGTGCAGCTTTATTCTGCTGCTGTTCCCGGTCTACTTTATCAGTGAAGCGACCACGATGGCGCATCTGATTATCGGCGGAACGTTCCTTGGTATAGGAGGCGCTGTATTCTCGGTAGGGGTAACCTCACTGCCCAAATATTACACCAAGGATAAGCACGGTCTGGTGAACGGGATCTACGGGATCGGTAACCTTGGAACAGCAGTCACGACTTTTTCTGCTCCGATCATTGCTGCAGAGATCGGCTGGGGACCTGCAGTGAAGCTGTATCTAATTCTGCTGCTCATCTTCATCGCCCTGAACTTCTTCTTCGGGGACCGGCATGAGCCTAAGATGAAGACACCGATTATCGAACAGATCAAGGGAGTAGCCAGGAATGAAAAGCTGTGGCTGTTCTCACTGTTTTACTTCATTACATTTGGTTCCTTTGTGGCGTTTACCATCTATCTGCCGGGCTTCCTGGTATCCAGCTTTGGACTGGAGAAGGTAGACGCCGGGATGCGTACTGCAGGATTCATTGCTGTAGCTACCTTCTTCCGACCGGTTGGCGGATGGCTGGCCGATAAGTTCCAGCCGCTGTTCCTGCTTATCGGCACATTCAGCATTTATACTGTTGCTGCGATTGTCTTGGCCTTTATGCCTTCCATGGGGCTCTACACCGTAGGGTGTCTGGCGATTGCAGTGAGTGCAGGGATCGGTAACGGGGTCATCTTCAAGCTGGTTCCGCTGTACTTTAACAAGCAGGCCGGGATTGCCAACGGGATCGTGTCGATGATGGGTGGACTGGGCGGCTTCTTCCCGCCGATTATGCTGTCCATTATTTATGCGGCAACCGGGCAATATTCAATCGGCTTTATGCTGCTATCCCAGGTTGCGCTGGCCAGTCTGGTGCTGGTGGTGTGGCTGTATTTTCAAGACAAGCTCGCACTTACCTCAGAAGTGTTCAATTCAACAGGCCAAGGCATAATGGTTACAGATGTCTCGGGCCAGATCAAGTCAGTAAACCCTGCCTTTACAAGGCTTACAGGCTTTGCGGAAGGTGAAGTGCTCGGCAAGCAGCCAAGCATCCTGAAATCAGGCCGCCAATCCAAGGATTTCTACAGTCTTATGTGGAATGAGATCAGGGAGAAGGGCATGTGGCAGGGCGAGATCTGGAATAAGCGCAAGAACGGCCAGGAGTATCTGCAATGGCTCAATATCAGCGCGGTGAAGGATGAGACTGGTGAGGATGTGCGGTACGTAGGCACATTCAGCGATATTACGAATAAATAACCGGCGGCAGCCGGGTTCCAGTATAAGCGAGGTTAGGAGCAGATGAAGGTGGAGAAGACAAGAAATCCGGTCAGCGTAGCAGAAGCAGTAGCCAGAGTGATTGCAAAAGCCGGCCGCACCGGCACGGAAAGTGTACCGCTTGCCGAAAGCTATGGCCGCATCCTTGCGGAGCCGCTGACCGCGACTCATGATGTGCCGCATTTCACGCGCTCACCGTATGACGGATACGCCATCCGGTCGGCTGATTCTGCTGAAGCATCCGGCGGCAGCCGTGTACAATTCAA
Proteins encoded:
- a CDS encoding hemerythrin domain-containing protein encodes the protein MSQSAGLKFSTPAMRILENEHRYLSYLMGEWHTAVLWFEQDDISLDEGKARLQELRRAIMDFMIPLNKHTAKEEEHFFPLLGQYIGFEQGPLVGIQEEHREIDGYIGHFLHHTGGEAQLSSVEELRAAARDAGEAFEVLTVHFVKEETVVFPMAETLLSPRDRERLSGKLNTMIT
- a CDS encoding MFS transporter; amino-acid sequence: MIKKMQLPLQTLNLVTGFMVWVIISSLMPFISEDISIPSGKLAMVTAIPVVLGSILRIPLGYYANIFGARIIFMCSFILLLFPVYFISEATTMAHLIIGGTFLGIGGAVFSVGVTSLPKYYTKDKHGLVNGIYGIGNLGTAVTTFSAPIIAAEIGWGPAVKLYLILLLIFIALNFFFGDRHEPKMKTPIIEQIKGVARNEKLWLFSLFYFITFGSFVAFTIYLPGFLVSSFGLEKVDAGMRTAGFIAVATFFRPVGGWLADKFQPLFLLIGTFSIYTVAAIVLAFMPSMGLYTVGCLAIAVSAGIGNGVIFKLVPLYFNKQAGIANGIVSMMGGLGGFFPPIMLSIIYAATGQYSIGFMLLSQVALASLVLVVWLYFQDKLALTSEVFNSTGQGIMVTDVSGQIKSVNPAFTRLTGFAEGEVLGKQPSILKSGRQSKDFYSLMWNEIREKGMWQGEIWNKRKNGQEYLQWLNISAVKDETGEDVRYVGTFSDITNK